Proteins encoded together in one Pseudomonadota bacterium window:
- a CDS encoding electron transfer flavoprotein-ubiquinone oxidoreductase, which produces MERESMEFDVVVVGGGPAGLACACRILQMAQEAGKEIELCVLEKGSELGAHSLSGAVFEPTAINELFPDWKERGAPLNVPVTDDEMFFFLNENRGIKAPNIFLPKTMRNHGNYIISLGQLVRWLGEQAEALGANIFPGFAAAEVLYDENGAVKGVATGDMGIAKNGEQKPSFEPGMDLYAKYTVFAEGCRGHLGKQLMEKFDLRQECDAQHYGIGLKEIWEIDPAKHKPGLVVHTAGWPMNDRTEGGGFLYHWEDNKVLCGYIIALDYTNPYLHPFKEFQRWKTQPTIRHYLEGGKRVSYGARAVNKGGLNSLPKLIFPGGMLVGCDAGFLNPAKIKGNHTAMKTGMLAAEAIFEAITAGDEGGQELTAYPEKVRNSWVWNELYQSRNWTPALHKFGTMIGAAFQFIDQNIFNGRLPLNLRAKEPDYAQLIPAAAAQPIDYPKPDGKVSFDLSSSVFLSGTNHEEDQPVHLTLRDPSVPIEQNLPKYDEPAQRFCPAGVYEVVREEDGQPRFQINAQNCVHCKTCDIKDPAQNINWVVPEGGGGPNYSTM; this is translated from the coding sequence GTGGAACGCGAATCGATGGAATTTGACGTAGTGGTCGTGGGCGGCGGTCCTGCGGGCTTGGCGTGTGCCTGTCGGATTCTGCAGATGGCCCAAGAGGCCGGCAAGGAAATTGAACTGTGCGTCCTGGAAAAAGGTTCCGAGCTCGGAGCTCATAGTTTGTCAGGCGCCGTTTTCGAGCCGACGGCCATCAACGAACTGTTCCCCGATTGGAAGGAGCGTGGCGCGCCCCTGAATGTCCCCGTGACAGACGATGAGATGTTTTTCTTTCTCAACGAAAATCGTGGGATAAAAGCGCCCAATATTTTCCTGCCCAAGACCATGCGCAACCATGGCAATTACATCATCAGCCTTGGCCAGTTGGTGCGTTGGCTCGGCGAACAGGCCGAGGCCCTGGGGGCGAATATTTTCCCGGGCTTTGCCGCGGCGGAAGTGCTGTACGATGAGAACGGCGCGGTCAAGGGTGTGGCCACCGGGGATATGGGGATCGCCAAAAATGGCGAACAAAAGCCCTCGTTCGAACCCGGCATGGACTTATACGCCAAGTACACCGTGTTTGCCGAGGGTTGCCGCGGCCACTTGGGCAAACAGTTGATGGAGAAGTTCGACCTTCGCCAGGAATGCGATGCCCAGCACTATGGGATTGGGCTCAAAGAGATCTGGGAGATCGATCCAGCCAAACACAAGCCCGGCCTGGTGGTCCACACGGCGGGTTGGCCCATGAATGACCGCACCGAAGGGGGTGGTTTTCTCTACCACTGGGAAGACAACAAGGTCTTGTGCGGTTACATCATCGCTCTCGACTACACCAATCCGTATTTGCATCCGTTCAAGGAATTCCAACGCTGGAAGACCCAGCCGACGATCCGGCACTACCTGGAAGGCGGTAAACGCGTTTCCTACGGTGCCCGTGCCGTCAACAAAGGCGGACTGAATTCGTTGCCGAAGCTGATATTCCCGGGCGGAATGTTGGTGGGTTGCGATGCAGGCTTCCTGAATCCCGCCAAAATCAAAGGCAACCATACCGCGATGAAGACCGGCATGTTGGCCGCCGAGGCGATTTTCGAGGCCATCACCGCGGGCGACGAAGGTGGTCAAGAACTCACCGCCTATCCCGAGAAAGTCCGGAACTCTTGGGTGTGGAATGAGCTTTATCAGTCACGCAACTGGACGCCCGCGCTGCATAAGTTCGGTACCATGATTGGAGCGGCGTTCCAGTTTATCGATCAGAATATTTTCAATGGGCGTTTGCCTTTGAACTTGCGGGCGAAGGAGCCGGATTACGCGCAATTGATCCCGGCGGCCGCGGCGCAGCCCATTGACTATCCCAAGCCCGATGGAAAGGTCAGTTTCGATCTGTCGTCCTCCGTGTTCCTGTCAGGAACCAATCACGAGGAAGACCAGCCGGTTCATCTCACGCTGCGTGATCCTTCCGTGCCCATCGAGCAGAACCTGCCGAAGTATGATGAACCGGCCCAGCGTTTCTGCCCGGCCGGTGTGTACGAAGTGGTGCGTGAGGAAGACGGCCAGCCTCGCTTCCAGATCAACGCTCAGAACTGCGTCCACTGCAAGACGTGCGATATCAAAGACCCCGCTCAGAACATTAACTGGGTGGTGCCCGAAGGCGGTGGCGGTCCCAACTATTCCACGATGTAA
- a CDS encoding sulfotransferase: MAWQPKRFPSLLSPFVLGDHNVLLDECRRRGVDRSHRLRAAYIHTLSRLFAPLRWIENTYYREQVSTTPIEHPPIFVLGHWRSGTTHLHNLFTQDPQFAYISNLHTATASAFFSFARFLHPLANWISPTIRRPMDNVTMTAVTPQEEEFALCGLSPYAMYFHWLYPRSTVEYVRKYVLFEGVSPAVVSEWKRTYHYVLQQATRYHQGKRLVLKNPPNTGRLSVLRALYPDAKFVFIHRDPYTVMQSTRKLYEVILGGFQLQDISAAEIDEIILTVYEEMMRRYLRDRADIPANQLCEVSFADLETDAMGVMASIYQQLELPGWGAAEPLVSEYLAGQAGYQKNRFADDEALIEMVNARWGFAFEAFGYEKAGEFSPDIQSERQDAAGDGRRR; this comes from the coding sequence ATGGCATGGCAGCCAAAACGCTTTCCATCCCTTTTATCGCCGTTTGTATTGGGCGATCACAATGTTCTGTTAGATGAATGCCGTCGGCGCGGAGTCGACCGATCTCATCGGTTGCGAGCGGCTTACATTCACACCTTGAGCCGGCTGTTCGCGCCACTGCGGTGGATCGAAAACACCTACTATCGCGAGCAGGTGTCCACCACGCCCATCGAGCACCCGCCGATTTTCGTTTTGGGGCACTGGCGCAGTGGCACGACCCACCTGCACAATTTGTTTACCCAGGACCCACAATTCGCCTATATATCCAATCTGCACACGGCGACAGCGTCGGCTTTTTTTTCCTTCGCGCGATTTCTTCATCCCTTGGCCAACTGGATCAGTCCAACGATTCGGCGTCCCATGGACAATGTGACCATGACAGCGGTAACGCCGCAGGAAGAAGAGTTTGCTTTGTGCGGCCTCTCGCCCTATGCGATGTACTTCCATTGGCTCTATCCGCGCAGCACGGTTGAATATGTGCGCAAATACGTGCTGTTCGAGGGTGTTTCGCCGGCAGTGGTCTCGGAGTGGAAACGGACCTACCACTATGTCTTGCAGCAAGCCACGCGCTACCACCAGGGTAAACGCTTGGTGCTGAAAAACCCGCCCAACACCGGTCGGCTCAGTGTTTTGCGTGCGTTGTACCCAGACGCCAAATTCGTGTTTATCCATCGTGACCCGTATACGGTCATGCAGTCGACACGGAAGTTGTATGAAGTCATTCTGGGCGGGTTCCAGTTGCAGGACATTTCGGCCGCCGAGATCGACGAAATTATCCTGACCGTTTATGAGGAGATGATGAGACGGTATCTCCGCGACCGGGCGGATATTCCGGCCAACCAGTTGTGTGAGGTCAGCTTCGCCGATCTTGAAACCGACGCAATGGGCGTCATGGCTTCGATTTACCAACAGCTTGAGCTGCCGGGTTGGGGCGCCGCGGAACCCCTTGTTTCCGAGTACTTGGCTGGACAGGCGGGGTATCAAAAGAACCGCTTCGCGGACGACGAGGCACTCATCGAAATGGTGAACGCGCGGTGGGGGTTTGCCTTCGAAGCGTTCGGCTACGAAAAAGCAGGTGAGTTTTCGCCGGATATTCAGTCGGAACGCCAAGATGCCGCCGGGGATGGCCGCAGGCGATAG
- a CDS encoding Gfo/Idh/MocA family oxidoreductase yields the protein MHNHKMIKPDRRQQPRVGLVGCGAWGRNLLRNLADAGVLHAVAETEPNLRQWISEHEPGLRCETDYQTLLDESVDAIAIATPAATHYRIARDALIAGKDVFVEKPLALSSAEGIELVDLARRLDRVLMVGHLLLHQPAIHWIKNFITEGRLGDVQNVRQFRLGMGRVRDVENVLWCLGSHDLAVQLFLLGEFPDSARFDGRRLTQDAIEDDVRLSLTYPGGVHAHLHTSWVSPVRRRQLDITGSRGTLVYDELAQTVRLTSAADDDQARDDRESPVLHRGHTQPLALELEEFLDCIRTRRSPTSDGQQAVRVIQMIELAMDRGNADFLAQVTANSPEHITADVED from the coding sequence ATGCACAATCACAAAATGATCAAGCCCGATAGACGACAGCAGCCCCGGGTAGGGCTGGTCGGCTGCGGCGCTTGGGGTCGGAATCTTCTCCGCAATCTGGCAGATGCCGGCGTCCTGCATGCCGTGGCGGAAACGGAGCCGAATCTTCGGCAATGGATCAGCGAACACGAACCGGGCCTGCGTTGCGAGACGGATTACCAAACACTGCTGGACGAATCGGTCGATGCGATTGCTATCGCCACCCCCGCCGCAACGCACTATCGGATCGCCCGCGATGCGTTGATCGCCGGAAAAGATGTGTTTGTGGAGAAACCTCTGGCCTTATCCAGCGCCGAGGGAATCGAACTGGTCGATCTCGCACGACGACTGGACCGGGTTTTAATGGTCGGCCATCTGCTGTTGCATCAGCCGGCCATCCACTGGATAAAAAACTTCATTACGGAAGGTCGCTTGGGGGACGTCCAGAACGTCCGGCAATTCCGCCTCGGGATGGGGCGAGTCAGGGACGTGGAGAATGTCCTTTGGTGCCTGGGGAGTCATGACCTCGCGGTTCAACTTTTCTTGTTGGGCGAATTCCCCGATAGCGCGCGCTTTGACGGCCGGCGGCTCACACAAGATGCCATTGAAGACGACGTTCGCTTGAGCCTGACGTATCCGGGGGGTGTTCATGCCCACCTTCACACTTCCTGGGTGTCACCCGTCAGGCGACGTCAGCTCGATATCACGGGAAGCCGGGGCACCTTGGTCTACGACGAGTTGGCGCAAACGGTGCGGCTCACATCCGCTGCGGATGATGATCAGGCACGAGACGACCGCGAATCTCCCGTACTCCATCGCGGACATACACAACCCCTCGCCCTAGAGCTTGAAGAATTTCTCGACTGTATTCGAACCCGCCGCAGTCCCACCAGCGACGGCCAACAAGCTGTTCGGGTCATTCAAATGATCGAACTCGCGATGGACCGTGGCAATGCGGATTTTCTCGCTCAGGTAACTGCAAACTCACCGGAGCACATCACAGCCGATGTCGAAGATTGA